From Oreochromis aureus strain Israel breed Guangdong linkage group 4, ZZ_aureus, whole genome shotgun sequence, a single genomic window includes:
- the LOC116314303 gene encoding dynein light chain 1, axonemal, with product MAKAMTVKDALAKWEEKSGEKRSEAKAIKLYGQIPPIEKMDASLSTLKNCEKLSLSTNCIEKITNLNGLKNLKILSLGRNNIKSLAGLEAVGDTLEELWISYNQIEKLKGIQCLKNLKVLYMSNNLVKDWGEFVRLAELPCLVDLVFVGNPLEEKHSAEGTWMDEATKRLPNLKKLDGTPVIKQEVDEGEGES from the exons ATg GCAAAAGCAATGACTGTGAAAGACGCGCTGGCCAAATGG gaGGAGAAGTCAGGCGAGAAACGGAGCGAGGCAAAAGCCATCAAGCTGTATGGTCAGATTCCTCCTATAGAGAAGATGGACGCATCGCTCTCCACGCTGAAAAACTGCGA GAAACTGTCTCTGTCCACAAACTGCATCGAGAAGATAACGAACCTCAACGGCCTGA AGAACCTGAAGATTTTGTCTTTAGGAAGGAACAACATCAAGTCGCTCGCAGGGCTG gaGGCTGTAGGTGACACACTGGAGGAGTTGTGGATCTCTTATAACCAGATAGAGAAGCTGAAGGGAATCCAGTGCCTGAAGAACCTGAAAGTCCTCTACATGTCGAACAACCTGGTCAAAGACTGGG GAGAGTTTGTGAGGCTGGCGGAGCTGCCGTGCCTCGTTGACCTCGTGTTTGTCGGAAATCCTCTGGAGGAGAAACACTCGGCCGAGGGGACGTGGATGGACGAGGCCACGAAGAGACTCCCTAATCTGAAGAAACTCGACG GAACTCCAGTCATCAAGCAGGAAGTGGatgaaggagaaggagagagcTGA
- the LOC116314274 gene encoding gastrula zinc finger protein XlCGF57.1-like, with protein sequence MSSIQLLRVLVNERLAAAADDILEAVKKTIAGYEEEILLSKREIRRQRRMLQRESRSETYAGKHSDQPQLTLTVWDEDFPEDQQQAEEQCELEWSPGQDLENEESLQTDKKQEEDEQQPQHPLQELREEEEQALQEVEGEEDSAIGFIFKHQPSSPSTKGGGGDPLPSTSTEQEQAQEEVTVEDNDEASSSSSTVNSDDEWRASMDSQSDDSDRSHEWKPKKKKGPRVPMAPTLHLAKKLKSRICCKVCGKGFHANISLVNHMEIHPKDICGVCGEHLDSEESFQSHVKTHVKAEICSVCGKCFGTSSNLETHMRIHTGEKPFLCSECGKSFNCRHNMMRHIRIHTGEKPYTCTICGKCFNDYSTLKRHLLVHIRKKTRNPENSSVNDDGDKELKTSQSKKSRAICEVCGKMFHSVVSLVNHAKSHATDVCGVCGMNFDSEENLKSHLKTHKSGKVCEVCGKCFDGHGNLEMHMRIHTGEKPFLCNECGKSFNCRHNMLRHIRTHTGEKPFLCNVCGRGFSDQTSLKQHSSTHTGVKPYRCEVCGKGFHRKTYVRLHMKSHTSGK encoded by the exons ATGTCCAGCATCCAGCTGCTCAGAGTGCTCGTTAACGAGCGGCTGGCCGCGGCCGCCGACGACATCTTGGAGGCGGTGAAGAAGACCATCGCGGGCTATGAGGAGGAGATCCTGCTCTCCAAACGGGAGATCCGCCGCCAGCGACGGATGCTGCAGAGAGAGTCCAGATCAGAGACGTACGCCGGCAAACACTCAG accAGCCACAGCTCACGCTGACTGTCTGGGACGAGGACTTCCCCGAGGATCAGCAGCAGGCAGAGGAGCAGTGTGAGCTGGAGTGGAGCCCCGGTCAAGACTTGGAGAATGAAGAATCTCTACAGACGGACAAGAAGCAGGAGGAGGACGAGCAGCAGCCACAGCACCCGCTTCAGGAGCtgagggaggaggaagagcaggcGCTGCAAGAGGTTGAAGGGGAGGAGGATAGCGCCATTGGGTTCATCTTCAAGCATCAGCCCAGCTCTCCGAGCACTAAAGGAGGTGGTGGCGATCCTCTACCCAGCACGTCCACAGAACAGGAGCAGGCGCAGGAGGAAGTGACTGTGGAGGACAATGACGAggcctcctccagctcctcgaCTGTCAACAGCGATGATGAGTGGAGGGCCAGCATGGATTCTCAGAGCGACGACAGCGACAGAAGCCACGAGTGGAagccgaagaagaagaaggggccTCGTGTACCGATGGCGCCGACACTGCACCTGGCTAAAAAACTCAAATCCAGAATCTGCTGTAAAGTGTGCGGGAAAGGCTTCCACGCCAACATCTCTTTGGTGAACCACATGGAGATTCACCCCAAGGACATCTGTGGCGTGTGCGGGGAACATTTGGACAGCGAGGAGAGCTTTCAGAGTCACGTGAAAACCCACGTGAAAGCGGAGATCTGCAGCGTCTGTGGGAAGTGTTTCGGGACCTCGAGCAACCTGGAGACGCACATGAGGATCCACACGGGGGAGAAACCATTCCTGTGCAGCGAGTGCGGGAAATCCTTCAACTGCCGTCACAACATGATGCGACACATCAGGATACACACAGGGGAAAAACCGTACACCTGCACCATCTGTGGGAAATGCTTCAATGACTACTCGACTCTGAAACGCCACCTGCTGGTTCATATCCGCAAGAAAACCCGCAATCCAGAAAACTCATCGGTTAATGATGACGGCGACAAGGAGCTCAAGACATCGCAGTCAAAAAAGTCCCGGGCTATATGCGAAGTATGCGGGAAAATGTTCCACTCGGTGGTTTCTCTGGTGAATCACGCCAAAAGTCACGCCACGGATGTCTGCGGCGTTTGCGGGATGAATTTCGATTCTGAGGAAAACTTGAAAAGTCACCTGAAGACTCACAAAAGTGGGAAGGTCTGCGAAGTGTGCGGTAAGTGTTTCGACGGGCACGGAAACCTGGAGATGCACATGAGGATTCACACCGGGGAGAAACCGTTTCTGTGCAACGAGTGCGGGAAATCCTTCAACTGCAGACACAACATGCTGCGGCACATCAGGACGCACACGGGGGAGAAGCCGTTTCTGTGCAACGTTTGCGGCCGAGGCTTCAGCGACCAAACGAGCCTGAAGCAGCACAGCAGCACGCACACGGGAGTCAAGCCGTACCGCTGCGAGGTCTGCGGGAAAGGCTTCCACCGAAAGACGTACGTGAGACTGCACATGAAGAGCCACACGTCTGGGAAGTGa